The Dermacentor silvarum isolate Dsil-2018 chromosome 7, BIME_Dsil_1.4, whole genome shotgun sequence genomic sequence agccaaataaagtttctatatatatatatatatatatatatatatatatatatatgattacTAGATCtagctctgggagtgttagccagtgccattCAGAGCCATAGTGGGTGGACCATAATCCGGGGCTGCAATTTTTCAGGTACCGTGAGAAATGATTGGCAGTATGGATTTTCCTATGTTTTTGCTTGTGGCTTTAGACACTCTTGTGGCTGTATTTATTACACTTTATAGACCAGACTTTTTATAGCCTCATTGCTCGAGTGTCAGCCGTGCCGCTACTCTCAACACCAGGTGCTGCCTTCTGGGGAGGACTGCGAGAGGCTGAGAAATCGGGTGCACTTGCGGTGCATGTTCGCATATTGTTTTGATTTTAGATGTGTTCTTGCTGCATCTGCTGAGGTGTTTGCTTAAGACATATTCTCACCGCATCTTCTTGGCGGGATGTATAAAGGTTATTTGTCCAGAGGCATTGTGCCACCGTTGGCTGCACCAACAACCAGCGAACGAGGAAGCTGGTCATGCAAGAGCCCTCCAATCGACGTTTATGGAGACACAAGAAGTTTGTGCTTGTGTGACGTGCAGGTTCCTGTGGCGCCTGGGAAACGACTATATAGGATAGTGACTTTAAATAGAAAAGACTTCTTGCTCAGCAAGCTGCCCAAGCCATTCCCGCAGTCACCCTCATCATCATCGTAAGAAACACATGGCAGCCGCCTACAGGTACTGGAAATTCTGGTCTAGCAATTTCCAAGCCATCGTATCTTTCTAAACACACCAAGACGGAAGATAAGATATCTTGCACACATGCATTATCGCGAATTAGTGCGCTTGTAACGCAATCTCTTGCTTTAAATGATCAGTTTGCGCAGCCGCTGtaagccagaaggacaaagtttTGGCAAATCCATGTTATTACCAATCATTCTTAAGCTGGCTGAACAGGCTTACTGGCAGCTCCCGTTGACCACTAGCGCCAGATTGCAGGGAACAATATGGCAACGACCACTCACCTTCATTAAGCTTCTTGACAAACTTGACACCGAGCTTCTCAAACCGGGCGCACGCTTCTGCAACGTTGGGCACCATGATTCCGATGTGGCCTGCAGACCCAGTCAACAGATGGGTTAGTAGCATCTTCGATTAACGCACCGCGCAACTGCCCAGATTCTAGCATGGCGCATAGTGCCCCATTGCAATGAAGCCCGGAGCGGGGGGCAATACTGAGGACAAATTGCTTCACTTTGATACATGAAAaaaacaattaaattatggggttttacgtgccaaaaccacgatatgattatgaggcacgccgtagtgggggctccggaaatttggaccacctggggttctttaacgtgtacctaaatctaaatacacgggtgttttcgtatctcgcccccatcgaaatgcggccgccgcgactgggatccgatcccgcgacctcgggctcagcagcacaacaccatagccgctgagcaaccacggcgggtgttgatACATCACACAAAGAGACCAGTTCTTCATCTTCACTGTTAGAAGTACTCAATGAAACTTCATCTACGGCTATGATAAGCATCACATGCAAAATGTCCAGTTTGCACAGTTTTGCATCTCAACTGTAACGCTTCCTGGGATCGCACCTTGGAGCACCGATGAATTCCGCAGTGCACGAAGAGGCAAGCGAAAAGTGCCTGGCGAGAATGCGCCTCATTTATCGAGGACTGCTGGTGCGCACCGGTGCAGTTTGTCGAGGATGAGGAGGTGAGCCACTGCTAACAGATGCGCACTGGTGCAGCTTATCGAAGCTGCTAAGTAGTTGGCTATCAGGAGTGAGCTACACGAAACGTTTCGATTTGTTCACGAGGCTCACACGCTCCAGTATACCATAAATGGCGGGGGAGCAGAGGCTGTAAATTGCATGGATGGGGCAAGTTGTGGACCATGGAACGTGACTGCCGCAGTTGAGTTTGTcatggaatgacaaaggcagtaTGACAATGATGGCATGGCGAACTTATAATGATAatggcatgacgatgactgtattaCGAGATTGGATGATCACAAtggagtgacgacgatggcaaCGTCATGTGCTAAGCAGTATAGCTTGGGTTTTGGTGAAGCTTAGTGCTAAAACTGGGTACTGTAGGAGCAAAAAAGCATCTTCTGCTTTGAAAGCATATTTCGCTTCATATAAAGATTTAATACTCGCTAGACGGTTACATGTGTGTAACGCAAACCTTTAATCGTTAGCTCTGGTGTGGGTCCAGTGCTTCTATGACATTTTCTGTATAAAGGATGTTTTATAGTGTCCTCGTTTAAAACTACTATGCTCCTCACCCATCACAGGCCGGCTTTCCAAGCATACACTGGTGCAGCCGACGGTGCCATGACGGCAATGGGATGATGGTTTCGAAATGATGAAAGTATAACGATGACAGTGTGACAACTTTATGATGATAACAGAACGACAACAGCATCATTACAATGGAATgacaaaggcggtatgacgagCATTGGATGATGACGATGGTGCGACGACTATCGCACacatccagtggcacacacccatgGAAACTTTGCACTACACCATCTCCGGAAGCGGCCCACCAATGCGGACAGTGCAAGGCTGCGCAACGAGCTAGGAAAAGCACTCGCTATCAAATGTAATGCGCAATGTAAGGAGCCTTCTCAGTTGCTTTAATGTATATGTAAACATGTAGAAGTACGCGTATATCAGAAATTTTGTTTAGCCATGGCAGCCATTTACACTGAAACAGCACTGTCCAACGTGCATCGGAAATCTTGGAACATTCTTTCAATGTTGTTTGAACGCATAGAATCTTCTAACAGCACTTCATTTTAAACTGCAGAGCTGAGGCCAGGACTAGTCCCGAACAGTGTCATTAGGAAAGTGTCCCTAATTTTAATGGCGTCTTTCAAAGATGTCACCCAACATTGTTCATGCAACAGGAGCAGGCATGCACTTACCAAATCCTCTAGGAGCGGTATTTCCATTGTGGTAGCCGCCCTCTGGGTGATCCTCCCAGTTGCTGTGAACGAGAGTAGACATGACATATCAGAGTAAACTTTCAATGTACTACTTTAAAAGCCACAGTGGTTTAACAGGCTCGATTCTCACTGGGTTGTGTATTAAACTAAATAAATTCCActatatgttttctttttttctttgaaatgccACTTTTCTGGGGGTGAAACTGCAGACAAAATTTGATTGTAAGACCTTTGGCAGTGGTTCAAACATTGCGGGTGAGATATTTGTTGGCTCAAAAGTTAAAGGTGCGGTAGATTTAACCAACGGgtgctctttttcttcttttctttttttattgtgagAGGCAGGTGGTTAATTTCCAAGCAAGTTGATGCACGAGCAGCTTTTACAAGAACTGTGTAATCCAAACATGGAATCTCTAAGAAAGCCACGACTGTCATAATGAAACTACCATGCGATTCCTTTGCTGGATGACGGAAACAACATACGTACAATGACACTACTTCAAAGCACAGGTAATAATGCCACTGCTGCATATCAACTGCTCTACTCCAAGGGCTTCAGTCAACTGCAAGATTCAAAACGTTTCTGCTCTATACAGTCAGGAATAAAATTTCAGCATTCTTATAAAGACAAGGAGCATCACGACCGAGAGGTTTTAAACTTCTCCACTTTTTGGCTGCTGCTTTGCTCACAGCTCATGTGATTGAGCTCACATCTTTCTGAGCAAGCAATAGATTGTCTGCCAATACAAATGGGCAAAAGTTAGACGTCTTATCAAAGCACCCAGACAAGCCTACGGCTAGTTACTGGTCTACAATAGAAGCCACATGGCTATCTAGGACCACTCTTGACCTCAATGTCTTTATCTAACCTAGTGCTCAAACAACTGCACCTTAGGACGAGGCAACTTAAGGGATCAGTCCTGAACACGAGCAAAATCTTGCTCGTGTTCACAAAAGGTTATCTTACGCAAGAGTGTTTCCTCACTGGCCAGCATTCCGCCGCGCAGCACTTCAGTAGACGTGAAAGGACAATCACCATGGTGATGGCCAGTTGCAGAAAACACTTACGTGAAATAAGTTTTGTGAACACAGGTCCTGATGGTGATTAGTATCATACAGTTAGTTGGGCGAAATGATCATTAGATGAAGCATTAGATGTGTGGCACAGAACACATAGAAATAACATGCTTGTAACGCTGCGTGAGAAAAAGAAATTAAGACTGAAAAACAGCAGTGCTTATTTTATCTTTGCAGAGTGCAATAGCTTCTCTCGTAATGTGTGATTTATGCGCACCACAACGGAAAGGTAAGTGTAAGCACAAACAATTGTTTCAAACATCACATTCAAAATACGTTGCCGGCCTTCTGTGCACGTCTGCTCTGAAACATAGTTCTGTATGTTATCTGTTGGAAAGTCTTGAGGACCTGTGCGCAGTGACCAGTTCTAGCGTTACACCGTGATGTAGATAGCTATATTGAGAAAATCGCTACAAGGCGCAAAGCTAGGGTCTATTGCAAGTATATTGGTTTCGCAACCAGTTTTTGTGGCATTTACAGACCGTACGTGGCAAACACAGTTTACGGTCAGGTTGCGTACGATATCTTCATGGCCCACATTCCACAGCTAGGACAGCAAGGCTTCATAACTATGTCCTTAGAAATTGTTATCGGCACGCGTACGTAGTACGTGGTGCATTCCGCGGTCAGGCTGCTTATATCTTCATGGCCCACATATTTGCGGCATTTGTAAGCACACGCGCTGCAACTGGCCTGCCGTTAGCACCGTCGGCAAACTTTGCACAACTACCACTCAAAGCGCGCGCGATATCGAAACGAGCGCTCCGGCCCGGCAACTCGGGCTCTCTCCGTCAACAGAGAGCCTGACGTAACAAGTGGTAGATTTCCGCACCTCCGAGCGCTCCCAAACTTTGGCCGCAGCGGCAGGACGCAAAACGAAAGAGGGTGGGTGTGTCTATTGCACAGGACACACACGACAAACTCACTGCGTCAACTCGATCGTAGCCTTGCGGCTGAAGGCCCATTCGGCGCGCTCTTTGCGGGATCCCGTCTTCGGCACCGACTCCTCGAAGCCCATAAAGTAGAGCGAAAACTTCATCTCGGGAAAGTCTAGCTTCTGCAACAGCCGCATGCCGAGAATGCGAGTGTAAAAATCGAGCGACGCCTTGGGATCCTTGATCCGGTACATGGTCTGCTGCATGATGAAGTCTCGCGTCGACGGGTCCGGCTCGGAGCAGCATTTCTCCGCCTCCTGATCGCTAAGGCAGCCcgacatttttcttttcttttttgcggaGCAGCAACGGGAGCAGGTACGAACACCTTGGAAGGAAGCAGCAGAATCGGGTGTAGCGACAAGACAAGACCCGGCAACAAGTTCACCGCGGGTAGCGAGCAGAGCGGAGAGAAGTGCGCCGACCGCAGCCCCCTCGACCGGAGTTTTGTGACACTATCAGTTAAGAAACTGCGTTTCAAGTTCTAACTTTTTATTGCGACCACCTAATTAAAGCTTACAGAGTTTCGCGCCCTCTATGCATAAAGTAAAAAACCATTTTTAAAAAATACTTGATAACCTATGCAGCCGTTGGTTTGATAATCTACAGTGGGTGCCGCGACAAATTTTTGAGAGACAAATTTGAAGTTATTTGGTTGGTTTCTAAAACGAGGATTCAACGAAAGGTTTCGCAACTGGCACGGCGCTGGCTCCGACGGCTTCCTGCGCGAGTC encodes the following:
- the LOC119457817 gene encoding lactoylglutathione lyase, with product MSGCLSDQEAEKCCSEPDPSTRDFIMQQTMYRIKDPKASLDFYTRILGMRLLQKLDFPEMKFSLYFMGFEESVPKTGSRKERAEWAFSRKATIELTHNWEDHPEGGYHNGNTAPRGFGHIGIMVPNVAEACARFEKLGVKFVKKLNEGKMKNIAFIQDPDGYWIEIFNNKIVDKDFLKE